Proteins found in one Lycium ferocissimum isolate CSIRO_LF1 chromosome 6, AGI_CSIRO_Lferr_CH_V1, whole genome shotgun sequence genomic segment:
- the LOC132061119 gene encoding uncharacterized protein LOC132061119, which yields MKIATWNVRGFNKVFNYKEFLRVIKKEQIDIIAVVEHRVLKLKAKQIISKVVPGWKWAENYGSSDRGRIWILWKPEVMDVSVIHVENQMIHCLVKCVSGKNPWLVMGDFNAVLRGKDRLGSQVMDAKIRDFDNIMDQTNLTELRSIGRFYTWTNNHVHNKIDRALVNPTWMNLWPQYEAIAMYPYFSDHSLLCITIEDAQTQGPKPFKFLNHLAKHPTFLQHVNNNWKSNVQGTPMERIWKNFKLMKGSMMGLNTKEFSNVESKIPSIRQQLEDIQKQLRNQYNDQALYTREKELKLGLEKWIIVEESILRQKFRIQWLGLGDTNSAFFFASMKSRICQNHITRLVAKNGIIRQTRQEIEVEIIDFYKQLLGSNAKELPVIQPSASMWSYSEQAATTTPPSTYKYR from the exons ATGAAGATAGCAACTTGGAATGTAAGAGGTTTCAATAAGGTTTTTAACTATAAAGAGTTTCTTAGAGtaataaaaaaagaacaaatagATATTATAGCAGTAGTGGAGCACAGGGTCTTAAAACTTAAGGCCAAACAGATCATAAGCAAAGTGGTACCAGGCTGGAAATGGGCTGAAAATTATGGTAGTTCCGATAGAGGGAGAATCTGGATACTGTGGAAGCCCGAGGTTATGGATGTATCTGTCATACATGTTGAGAATCAAATGATTCACTGCCTTGTGAAGTGTGTCTCAGGAAAG AACCCTTGGCTTGTTATGGGAGACTTCAATGCAGTACTAAGAGGTAAAGATAGGCTGGGCAGTCAAGTTATGGATGCGAAAATCAGGGATTTTGACAATATAATGGATCAAACAAATCTGACTGAACTGAGATCAATCGGCAGGTTCTACACATGGACTAATAATCATGTTCACAATAAAATTGATAGAGCACTAGTCAATCCTACGTGGATGAACTTGTGGCCTCAGTATGAAGCGATAGCAATGTATCCTTATTTTTCAGATCATTCCTTATTATGTATCACTATAGAGGATGCGCAGACCCAAGGACCAAAACCTTTCAAGTTTTTGAATCATCTAGCAAAGCACCCAACATTTTTGCAACATGTGAACAATAATTGGAAAAGTAATGTCCAAGGTACCCCTATGGAAAGGATTTGGAAGAATTTTAAACTTATGAAAGGAAGCATGATGGGATTGAACACTAAAGAATTTTCTAATGTGGAATCCAAGATCCCTTCTATCAGACAACAACTTGAAGATATTCAGAAGCAACTTAGAAACCAATATAATGATCAAGCTTTGTATACCCGGGAGAAAGAACTCAAGCTTGGACTTGAAAAATGGATTATAGTGGAAGAAAGTATCCTAAGACAAAAATTTAGGATACAGTGGTTGGGACTTGGTGATACAAATTCTGCTTTCTTCTTTGCCAGCATGAAGAGCAGGATTTGTCAAAATCATATAACCAGGCTTGTAGCTAAAAATGGCATCATTAGGCAGACTAGACAAGAGATTGAGGTAGAAATCATTGATTTCTATAAGCAACTACTGGGATCAAATGCTAAGGAGCTACCTGTAATACAGCCTAGTGCCAGCATGTGGTCCTATTCTGAACAGGCAGCAACAACTACACCTCCAAGCACCTATAAATACAGATGA
- the LOC132060670 gene encoding RING-H2 finger protein ATL78-like, which translates to MATITSTQFIQENLHYSRRLLLIPGATVQQYHPETTMALPSAAGISHGLINLPLGDSFTTFEANVIMVLAVLVCAVICSLVLNSIIKFIFSCSTIILVESSSNNNPSREKLANKGIKKKALKTFPVIAYTTALKHSGFGTECVICLSEFIVGEKVKVLPKCNHGFHVKCIDKWLNSHSSCPTCRHCLIETCQKIVNGDISVTTAATSSAAVQETIIRIEPLQREDVISNGQHQ; encoded by the coding sequence ATGGCAACGATAACTTCCACACAATTCATTCAAGAAAACCTCCACTACTCAAGAAGACTACTCCTAATACCAGGTGCTACAGTACAACAATACCACCCGGAAACCACCATGGCGCTGCCTTCGGCAGCCGGAATCAGCCACGGCCTAATTAATTTACCACTTGGTGACAGCTTCACCACATTTGAGGCAAATGTTATTATGGTTTTGGCAGTACTTGTATGTGCCGTAATTTGTTCACTTGTCTTGAACTCCATCATCAAATTTATATTTAGTTGCTCTACCATAATATTGGTGGAATCATCCTCAAACAATAACCCTTCTAGAGAAAAATTAGCCAATAAAGGGATCAAGAAAAAAGCCCTCAAAACATTCCCAGTTATAGCATACACTACTGCGTTGAAACATTCAGGGTTTGGCACTGAGTGTGTCATTTGCTTATCAGAATTTATCGTTGGAGAGAAAGTTAAGGTTCTGCCGAAGTGCAACCATGGATTCCACGTCAAGTGTATCGATAAATGGCTCAATTCTCACTCTTCTtgtccaacttgtaggcattGCCTTATTGAAACTTGTCAAAAAATTGTTAACGGCGACATATCCGTTACTACAGCTGCAACTTCATCAGCAGCAGTACAAGAAACCATAATAAGGATTGAACCTCTCCAACGTGAAGATGTTATATCTAATGGTCAGCATCAATAG